CGAAGACATGGGGGTGGGGCAGGACGCGTGCTTCGCGGCCCCATCGGGCGCGGATCTGCTGGGCGGCACCGGGGGTGAGCGTGATCAGCTCCGCCGCCGCGGGCACCAGCACGTCGAGTTGCGCATCGTGCAGGTCGCTTTCCTGGTGGTGGGGATTGCGCAGATCGTGCACGGTGAACACCAGCGGGCGCCCCGCCTCGTCCAGTGCATCGACCAATTCCTGCAGCTGTTCCGGTGATCGGGCGTCGAAACCGAAGTGAATGTGCATCAGATCGAACCGGTCGACATTGGCGCGCACCCACTGCGGCTCCAACATGCCCGGCGGCCACCACCGGCCCGCTTGCCCGGTGGGTGGATCCGGCAACCGCACCACCGTGGCCTGCCCCGCGTCGGGATCGAGATGACGCACGTAGACGTGATCGGCCGGCACGGACGCAACACGGACGTGCGCGGGATCCTGGGACATGGTCCTGACGCTAGGCAGTCGCGCGACCCCCGGCCACACCCTTGAGGACTGAATCGGCGAGCCTCGACGGAAGTGACGACGCAGCCGGGCGTCCGACAGTACGGTCGGTGCAGGACGACCGCCGTGCGGGGGCCCCGCTCCCGGAGGAGGATGGATGGTCGAGAACGACCTCGACAACAACGCGCGAGAGGACGGCGAGCGGCGCCGACAGGCCGCGGGCGAGAACCGACTGCCGCCGGCCATAGCGGTCGTCGTCGCCGCCTTGGCCTACGGGCTGCTGCCGAGCGAGCTGCAGTTCGGTCCTCGGCTCGTCATGCCGGTGCTCTCGCTGCTGCTGCTCACGGCCGTCGTGGTGACCAATCCGGTGCGGATGAACAAGGAGAGTCGGTGGTCGCGGATCGCGTCGACCATGCTGGCCTGCCTGATCATCGTGGCGAACCTCGTCGGCCTCGGGATGCTGGTCGCTTCGTTGTCGGACGAGGAGGCTTCGGCCCCGGCACTGCTGCTCGGCGCCGTCCAGGTGTGGCTCACCGGCGTCATCGGCTTCGCCCTGCTCTACTGGGAACTCGACCGGGGCGGCCCGGTGGCCAGGCGCACCAAGCCGCGTTCGCAGTTGCCTCCGGCCGACTGGCGGTTCTCCCAGGACGAGAACGACGACACCGTCATCGAGGTGAAGCGCTCGGCGAGCACGACCAGCGGTTGGGTGCCGACCTTCCTCGACTACGCCTACATGTCGTTGACCAACTCCAGTGCCTTCAGTCCGACCGACACCATGCCGCTGTCGGCCCGCGCGAAGTGCCTGATGGGACTGCAGGCCACGGCGGCGCTGTTCATCTCGTTGCTGGTGGTTGCGAGGGCCGTCGGTTCGCTCGGCGGGGGTGGCTGAGCACCGTCCGTCGGGGTGGTTGCCGGCAGCGGGAACAATGAACCCCGTCGGCCGGGTTAGGTGTGAACGGTAACGCCTGTCGTCCGGACACCACCGGGCTCGACGCCACCTGCACGAACCAGGAACAGGAAGTCATGAACGCAGCACGTCTCGGCAAGGTCGCACTAGCCGGCTCCGGCAAGGCGGCGCTTGGCACCGGGCTGGCCGGCAGCGCCATCACCGCCCTGTCCGGCGCACCGGGGCAGGTCAGCCATGTGTTCCGTCGCCGGTTCCCGACCGTCGCCGTCACCGGCATGACCGGTGTGGGCAAGACCCGCCTGGCCGACCGCCTCGCCAAGCAGGCGAGTTCGGAGGCGAGTCTGGAGTCGGGCTCGGCCACGATGGAACGCCGCAGTCGGCGCACCAGCCGCCTGCACGGCTTCCGTCTGCGCGTTGTGCCCGGCGACAACGCCGCGACTCGCCTCGGTGCGCTCGACGAGGTGTTCCACGACGACCCGGTCGACGGCGTCCTGCACGTGGTGGCCTACGGCCACGCCACCCCGCGCCGTACGGCAGGGGTCAGCGGTGCGGCAGAAGCCTCCCGCGAGCAGCAACTCGCCGCCGAGCTCGAGGACTGGTCGATCACCGCGCACCGCATCGCCGCGATGTGCGTGCGCCGTGACAAGCCGGTCTGGCTGGTCATCGTGGTGACCAAGGCCGACCTGTTCGCCGACGACATCGACGAGGCCGTCCGCTACTACTCCCCCGGCAGCGGTTCGCCCTTCGCCGCCAAGTTGGAGGAGTTGCGTTCCCTGGCCGGCGGCGCCCGGCTGTCGGTCGACGTGCTGCCCGTGAGCACCGCAGCGGGCAAGGGCGACAAGGACCTCGCCCAGTTGCTCACCACGCTCGAGAAGCGGATGGCGCAGTTGTCCGGTCACTCCTGACAGGCACGCAACGGCCGCGTCCGCCTTCGTCGGAGGCCATCGCGCTACACCCGCACGGCTACCATCGACAGGCCGAGCGAATATTCATTCGTCCGACAATGACTTCGGAGGCATACATGCCGTCACCGGTTCGCATCGCGCTGGTCAACGACTACGAGTTGGTCGTCGCCGGTCTCGCCCGCCTGCTGACCCCGTTCAGCACCCGGGTCGAGGTGGTGGAGCTCGATGTGCGCGAGATGCCCAGCGAACATGTCGACGTCGTCATGTTCGACACCTTCGCCACGCTGGGTGACAAGGCTGACGGGGTGCTGGAGAAGCTCACCCGCACGGGCCAGAACAAGGTGGTCGCCTACTCCTTCGACGAGAGTCCGCAGACCGTCCGACGCATGCTCGACCAGGGTGTTGCGGGCTACTTCTCCAAGGCTGTGACGGCCCCCGAGTTCGTCGACGCCATCGAGCGGGTGCACCACGGCGAGCAGGTGGTGCTGCTGGGCAACAATCAGCCGCACCTTCTGGCCGCCTGGCCAGGAGAGAGCGCCGGGCTGAGCGCCCGGGAGTCGGAACTGCTGGCCCTCATCACCCAGGGGTTGTCCAACGAGCAGATCACCGCCGTCTGCTATCTGTCGATCAACACGGTCAAGACCTACATCCGGTCGACCTACCGCAAGATCGGCGTCTCCACCCGGGCCCAGGCGGTCGCCTGGGCCATGCGCAACGGGTTCGACATCCAGCACTGAGGGCCGCACACCGCAGGGGCCACCTCTTCGGGTGTTTCCCCGCAGCCGTCGAACGTCTAACGTCTGGACATCACTGCACGAGCGGCCGTGGGCGATCGTCGGCGGCCGCCGACGAGGGAGAGCCAATGACAGATCCCACCCAACCGCGCGGTCTCGGGGGCGAGATCCATCAGCCGGTCGAGAACGACGAGCTCATGACCAGTGCCCAGGGCATTCCGCTCAGCGACGACCAGAATTCGCTACGGGTCGGCGACCGCGGTCCCACCCTGATGGAGGACTTCCTCGCCCGGGAGAAGATCTTCCACTTCGACCACGAGCGCATCCCGGAGCGGGTGGTGCACGCGCGCGGCTACGGAGCCCGCGGCCACTTCGAGTGCACCGAGGACCTTCGCGACCTCACCCGCGCCGACGTCTTCACCAAGGGGCGCAAGACCGAGACCTTCGTGCGTTTCTCCACGGTGGCGGGCAACAAGGGGTCGTTCGACCTGGCTCGCGACGTCCGCGGGTTCGCGGTGAAGTTCTACACCCGCGAAGGCAACTGGGACCTCGTCGGCAACAACATCCCGGTCTTCTTCATCCAGGACGCGATCAAGTTCCCCGACCTGGTGCACTCGGTGAAGGAAGCTCCCGACCGCGCCTTCCCGCAGGCCCAGTCGGCGCACGACAACTTCTGGGACTTCGCAGGGCTTACGCCCGAGTCGATCCACATGACGCTGTGGCAGATGTCCGACCGCGCCATCCCGCGCTCCTTCCGGTTCATGGAGGGCTTCGGGGTGCACACCTTCCGACTGGTGAATGCGGAGGGCGACAGCCACTTCGTGAAGTTCCACTGGAAGCCGACCGGCGGCTTGCAGTCGGTGGTGTGGAACGAGGCGGTGAAGATCAACGGTGCCGACCCCGACTTCCACCGGCGTGACCTCTGGGACGCCATCAACTCGGGCAACCCGCCGTCGTGGGACCTCGGCATCCAGGTGTTCGACGACAAGTTCGCCGAGGAGTTCGAGTTCGACGTGCTCGACCCCACCAAGCTCGTCCCCGAGGAGCAGGTGCCGGTGCGCATCGTCGGCCGGCTCACCCTCGACACGGCGGTCGACAACGACTTCGCCCAGACCGAGCAGGTGGCGTTCCACACCCAGAACATCCCGCCGGGCATCGACGTCAGCAACGACCCCCTGCTGCAGGGGCGCAACTTCTCCTACCTCGACACGCAGCTGTCCCGGCTGGGCAGCACCAACTTCACCCACCTTCCGGTCAACGCACCGCGCTGCCCGGTCGCGCACTTCCAGCGCGACGGCGCCATGCAGCCGACCGTGCCGACCGGCCGGGCCAACTACGAGCCCAACAGCTGGACCGGCGACGAGCGCGGCCCCCGTGCGGATGCCACCAAGGGCTATCGCTCCTACGAGGCGGCCGAGCAAGGACCGAAGGTGCGACACCGCTCCGCCACCTTCGCCGACCACTACAGCCAGGCGCGGGTCTTCTGGATCAGCCAGACCCCGGTCGAGCAGGAGCACATCGTCGCGGCTTACGTCTTCGAGCTCAGCAAGTGCGAGAAGGAGTCGGTGCGGGCGCGCATCGTGTCCCACCTGCGCCACGTCGACGAGCAGCTCGCGGCCGATGTCGCGGACGGCCTCGGCCTCGACCTGCCCGAACCGTTCGAGGCGGCGGTCGCACCGCGCACCGATCTTCCGGCCTCCGACGCGCTGTCGATCCTGAAGAACGGCCCGTCGAGCTTCGCCGGCCGCAAGCTCGGCATCCTCACCTGCGACGGCGCCGACGCCGATTTGCTGAACGCCGTGCAGCAGGCCGTCACCGACGCCGGCGGCACGGTCGAGGTGATCGCACCGACCGTCGGCGGGGTCACCCTGAGCGACGGATCGCACCTACCGGCCCAGCAGCGGGTCGAGGGCGGACCGTCGGTGCTCTACGACGCGGTTGCCCTTCTGCCCGGCGACGACTGCGCCGACGACCTGGCCCGCAAGGCGAGCGCGAACAACTTCGTGAGCGACGCGTACGCCCACCAGAAGTTCATCGGCCACCTGCCCGCGGCGGCACCCCTGCTCGCCGCTGCCGGTGTCGACGCGGTCGACGACGGCTTCGTCGATCTCAGCGCCACCGACGCCGACGCCTTCGTGGCGAAGCTCGCGGCGCTGCGGTTCTGGGAGCGCGACGTCACCGCGTGACCTGCAGCTCACCCTCGTCGGCGTCGCGGGCGACCACCTGCGACGCCGACGCCCCCGCACGAGAAGTCCCGCACAGAAGGAAACCGATGAACGACAAGTCTCCTGACACCACCGAGACCGACCAGCTCGTCCTGCAGAACCCGGTGACCCGCTACCCGAAGATCTCGCCGCCGGCGGAGAAACAGCCGGGCACCGGC
This genomic stretch from Calidifontibacter indicus harbors:
- a CDS encoding GTPase domain-containing protein produces the protein MNAARLGKVALAGSGKAALGTGLAGSAITALSGAPGQVSHVFRRRFPTVAVTGMTGVGKTRLADRLAKQASSEASLESGSATMERRSRRTSRLHGFRLRVVPGDNAATRLGALDEVFHDDPVDGVLHVVAYGHATPRRTAGVSGAAEASREQQLAAELEDWSITAHRIAAMCVRRDKPVWLVIVVTKADLFADDIDEAVRYYSPGSGSPFAAKLEELRSLAGGARLSVDVLPVSTAAGKGDKDLAQLLTTLEKRMAQLSGHS
- a CDS encoding catalase; protein product: MTDPTQPRGLGGEIHQPVENDELMTSAQGIPLSDDQNSLRVGDRGPTLMEDFLAREKIFHFDHERIPERVVHARGYGARGHFECTEDLRDLTRADVFTKGRKTETFVRFSTVAGNKGSFDLARDVRGFAVKFYTREGNWDLVGNNIPVFFIQDAIKFPDLVHSVKEAPDRAFPQAQSAHDNFWDFAGLTPESIHMTLWQMSDRAIPRSFRFMEGFGVHTFRLVNAEGDSHFVKFHWKPTGGLQSVVWNEAVKINGADPDFHRRDLWDAINSGNPPSWDLGIQVFDDKFAEEFEFDVLDPTKLVPEEQVPVRIVGRLTLDTAVDNDFAQTEQVAFHTQNIPPGIDVSNDPLLQGRNFSYLDTQLSRLGSTNFTHLPVNAPRCPVAHFQRDGAMQPTVPTGRANYEPNSWTGDERGPRADATKGYRSYEAAEQGPKVRHRSATFADHYSQARVFWISQTPVEQEHIVAAYVFELSKCEKESVRARIVSHLRHVDEQLAADVADGLGLDLPEPFEAAVAPRTDLPASDALSILKNGPSSFAGRKLGILTCDGADADLLNAVQQAVTDAGGTVEVIAPTVGGVTLSDGSHLPAQQRVEGGPSVLYDAVALLPGDDCADDLARKASANNFVSDAYAHQKFIGHLPAAAPLLAAAGVDAVDDGFVDLSATDADAFVAKLAALRFWERDVTA
- a CDS encoding response regulator transcription factor, which produces MPSPVRIALVNDYELVVAGLARLLTPFSTRVEVVELDVREMPSEHVDVVMFDTFATLGDKADGVLEKLTRTGQNKVVAYSFDESPQTVRRMLDQGVAGYFSKAVTAPEFVDAIERVHHGEQVVLLGNNQPHLLAAWPGESAGLSARESELLALITQGLSNEQITAVCYLSINTVKTYIRSTYRKIGVSTRAQAVAWAMRNGFDIQH